The nucleotide sequence ATCAGCTTATGAAATAGCCGTAGAGAATGGATTTAACGGAACTGAAAGTGAATGGTTAGAAAGCCTAAAAGGTCAGCCGGGCAAAGACGGAATAAACGGAGCAGACGGCAAAGACGGAGCAGATATAACAGCTATAAATGATTCCGAAACCTCATCAGAGACCACGTGGAGCAGTGCGAAAATCACTACTGCTAATACGGAACTCCAAACACAAATTAATAATACATACAATCATCACCTGAATGATAGTAACAATATAGGCAATGAGGTATATAACGGAGCGGTTCTTACTATAGTTGACGATGATGGGTCTATAGAGTTTTTAAATAATTTTGTACCGATATATAAGGATAAGGGTGTTAGGTGCAGTTTTGCGGTAGTTGCTTGCAGAGCAGAAACACCAATAGGTACAACGACAAGCGGCGACCCTTACGAGGCTTTAAGCTGGACACAAATAAAAGAACTTGTTCACGATGGATTTGATATGCAAAGTCACACATATAGTCATGATGTTAAAGTGTTTCGAACAGGCGAAAATTTAAACGAAGAACAACTTGAACATCAATTCGGTGACGCTGATAGATTGTTTCGAGAAAATGGACTTGATTATAACTGTATGGTATATCCATGGGGTACGGCTCAAGCAATCAAAAAAAGGGTTGCAAAACGATACGCCAAATATGGAATGACGTTGATTAGTGGGGATACGGGACTAAATGATGAAATAAATGAGCCTATGGCAATATCAAGATACACATTGCAGAGCGGTTCAACAAGTTTAGCAAGTGCTAAATCTCAAATTGACACAGCCATTGCCAATAAGCAATGGCTTATATTATGCACTCACGCAAATGCAAATCAACCCAGTGCTGATACATTGGGATATATTATTGATTATGCCATAAGTAAAAAAATGCGTATAGAAACGTTTTCTAAAGCCGCAAGGCTCAAGGCTCCGGTGTATTACGCAGGCGATGGCGACAATATGTTCCGGGTCATGCCAAATGGTGACACAAAATGCAAGCCTGACGATGATACTGTAAGATATATAGTGCAAAGGGCTACCGCATTAGGATTATTTGAGGACACGGAAGCAAGCATATCGGCAAGTTACGGAAAAACACAAAACATAGCAGGTGACACATTGGATAAGTCGCTTATAACAGTAACTGTGACGATGACAAGCGGGAAAGAAAACATTGTAACCGATTATGCTGTAGAAGAAACGGATTTAACGTTGTCAGAGGGCGAAAATACGTATCATATAAAATATAAAGGACTTAGTTGCACATTAACAGTAACAGCGATAGCGGCGGCAGAAGCCGCAGAAATTACACAACAGCCGCAAGATGTAACAACAGAAGTTGGCGAAACTGCAAATATGTCAATAATAGCAAAAGGTACAGGCTTGACTTATAAATGGCAGTGGCTTGATGTGAGAGGCGACAACCCTGTTGGTACATGGACTAATTGTGCAGACGGCACATCAAGCATATTGCAATTTATAGCGGAACAATATCATAATTTACGCAAATACAGATGTATCGTGACAAGCGGTATAGGAGAAACACTAACGTCAGATATTGCAACATTGCATATAGGAAGCAATTACAGCACATTAATAGAGCACACCTCTGAATCAGAAGCTATCGAACGAACATGGTACAGTATTCCTTTATCAGCCGGTGCGTATCGTTTTCGGGCAACAGTGGAGAAAGCCGAATATGCTTGTACTTTTCAGCTTAAAACAGCAGTTAATAATGTAGATGATAAAAATGGCACGGTTATGTTTATCGCGCCAACAGGCACGTTTAACGCCGCAAGCGCAATATATACGTTTGAGGGTGATTTTACGTTAGAATCAGGCACGGAATACCTATTTTTGTACACAAAAGGAATTACTGCCGGGAAAACAATAACTATTGAATATTATAAAACTAATTAGGAGGGCAGAACATGGACGAAAATGAAGCGGCAATCAGAGAGCGGCTGACGGCGGTTGAATCCTCCGTTAAGTCTGCTCACCACAGGATAGACAACATTGAGGAGCTGACCCAATCGGTTAAATCTTTGGCAGTTGAAACAAAATATCTAAAAGAAGATATTTCCGATGTTAAAGAAAAAATAGACGTTATAGCCGGACGACCGTCACAGATTCTAACGGTTATAATTACAGCACTAATAACGGCGACTATAAGCGGATTTGTAGGGTTCGCAATTACAAATTTATTAAAATAAAGGAGGTAAAAGAACATGAGTAATAACATAACAGCCGGAACAATAGCAAGAACCATAGTATTATTGCTGGCACTGGCAAATCAGGTATTAGCGATGAGCGGTAAGCAGGTGCTTAATATAGCGGACGATGATATATATCAGATTGTCAGTATAATATTTACAGTTAGTGCGTCTGCTGTAGCGTGGTGGAAGAATAACAGTTTTTCGCAGGCGGCTATAAAAGCAGACGAATATAAAGAAAATATAAAAGAAAGGAATAATTAAAATGGCAAAGATATACATAGACCCAGGGCACAACCCAACCGGAAACGATACGGGAGCCGTAGGTTACGGACTAAAAGAACAAGACGTATCTGTGCAAATTGGAGTATTACTTAGAAATATGCTGATTAACAGCGGACAAACGGTAAAAATGAGCCGTGAAAATATAACTGATACGGTAGCGCATGAGTTAAACGCCAGTCTTGCAGGTAGGTACAACGCCGCCAATAGCTGGAACGCCGATATATTTGTCTCAATTCATTGCAATGCGGCAAATACAAAAGCGTATGGCTGTGAGACATATTACTGTACAGGCAGTACTCAGGGCAGGGCGTTAGCTGAGTGCGTACAGCCGCATATGGCCGCGGAGACGGAAAGGTATAACAGAGGTGTCAAATCCGCTAATTTTGCGGTTATAAGACACACGAACATGCCTGCTATACTGGTAGAAACTGCATTTATAGACAATTATGACGATAACAGATTTTTAGCAAGTGAGGACGGAAAATATAAATGTGCGGTTGCGATATATAAAGGTATATGCGACTATTTAGGAATAGAATATAAATTGGAAAGCGAGGACGAACTAATGAGCAGAGAATATGAAGAATTAAAGGCAGAAAACGACCGTCAGAATGACATAATTAACCAAATGGGAACAGAACTTGAAGAATTGAGAAACACTGCAAAATCTGTAATTTATGATTACGTGGACGACAATATGCCGGAATGGGCTAGACCGACAATACAAAAGTTG is from Monoglobus pectinilyticus and encodes:
- a CDS encoding polysaccharide deacetylase family protein, coding for MIIDYKVDSQILRRTSRNLIVADSIKYLAVRFNFSDEWKGTKKTVVFLYDGYSYNVLLDENEIAIVPHEVIKSPGFNLSAYGTNNGMRITTNTCKVSVIKSGYCEGETPPEPTQNVYEQILDRLDNSGGGTEKNGKSAYEIAVENGFNGTESEWLESLKGQPGKDGINGADGKDGADITAINDSETSSETTWSSAKITTANTELQTQINNTYNHHLNDSNNIGNEVYNGAVLTIVDDDGSIEFLNNFVPIYKDKGVRCSFAVVACRAETPIGTTTSGDPYEALSWTQIKELVHDGFDMQSHTYSHDVKVFRTGENLNEEQLEHQFGDADRLFRENGLDYNCMVYPWGTAQAIKKRVAKRYAKYGMTLISGDTGLNDEINEPMAISRYTLQSGSTSLASAKSQIDTAIANKQWLILCTHANANQPSADTLGYIIDYAISKKMRIETFSKAARLKAPVYYAGDGDNMFRVMPNGDTKCKPDDDTVRYIVQRATALGLFEDTEASISASYGKTQNIAGDTLDKSLITVTVTMTSGKENIVTDYAVEETDLTLSEGENTYHIKYKGLSCTLTVTAIAAAEAAEITQQPQDVTTEVGETANMSIIAKGTGLTYKWQWLDVRGDNPVGTWTNCADGTSSILQFIAEQYHNLRKYRCIVTSGIGETLTSDIATLHIGSNYSTLIEHTSESEAIERTWYSIPLSAGAYRFRATVEKAEYACTFQLKTAVNNVDDKNGTVMFIAPTGTFNAASAIYTFEGDFTLESGTEYLFLYTKGITAGKTITIEYYKTN
- a CDS encoding phage holin yields the protein MSNNITAGTIARTIVLLLALANQVLAMSGKQVLNIADDDIYQIVSIIFTVSASAVAWWKNNSFSQAAIKADEYKENIKERNN
- a CDS encoding N-acetylmuramoyl-L-alanine amidase family protein yields the protein MAKIYIDPGHNPTGNDTGAVGYGLKEQDVSVQIGVLLRNMLINSGQTVKMSRENITDTVAHELNASLAGRYNAANSWNADIFVSIHCNAANTKAYGCETYYCTGSTQGRALAECVQPHMAAETERYNRGVKSANFAVIRHTNMPAILVETAFIDNYDDNRFLASEDGKYKCAVAIYKGICDYLGIEYKLESEDELMSREYEELKAENDRQNDIINQMGTELEELRNTAKSVIYDYVDDNMPEWARPTIQKLVDKGFLKGDEEGKLGLTYDLMRMLIINDRAGVYGK